In Myxococcus stipitatus, the following are encoded in one genomic region:
- a CDS encoding ABC transporter permease, whose product MRTALAIARKELSIYFTTPWAYGVFTAMTALSSFFFVNLLVKLQEVQADARANTWAQVAENLHAYRNLTDGVVVQLWGIISVITLFIAPFLSMRLFAEEKRNKTFELLLTAPVRPIELVLGKYLGGLGIISATLGITIIFPLVLSFHGRGAESGPALDWSTVLLGYAGVLLWGATCMAVGLFISALTESQMLAAFLSFSVLLPWMMLTGVAQATEEPVRSVLMHLSFDAQLDSLFKGVLEVKTLVFFTSVIVFSLLLTHRTVEARRWA is encoded by the coding sequence ATGCGCACCGCCCTGGCCATCGCCCGCAAGGAACTGTCCATCTACTTCACCACCCCGTGGGCCTATGGCGTCTTCACCGCCATGACCGCGCTGTCGTCGTTCTTCTTCGTGAACCTGCTCGTGAAGCTCCAGGAGGTGCAGGCGGATGCGCGCGCCAACACCTGGGCGCAGGTGGCCGAGAATCTCCACGCGTACCGGAACCTCACCGACGGCGTGGTGGTGCAGCTGTGGGGCATCATCAGCGTCATCACGCTGTTCATCGCGCCCTTCCTCTCGATGCGCCTGTTCGCCGAGGAGAAGCGCAACAAGACCTTCGAGCTGTTGCTGACCGCGCCCGTGCGCCCCATCGAGCTCGTCCTGGGCAAGTACCTGGGCGGACTGGGCATCATCTCCGCGACGCTGGGCATCACGATCATCTTCCCGCTGGTGCTGTCCTTCCATGGCCGCGGCGCCGAGTCCGGCCCCGCGCTGGACTGGTCCACCGTGCTCCTCGGCTATGCGGGCGTCCTGCTGTGGGGCGCCACGTGCATGGCGGTGGGCTTGTTCATCTCCGCGCTGACGGAGAGCCAGATGCTCGCCGCCTTCCTCTCCTTCAGCGTGCTGCTGCCGTGGATGATGCTGACGGGAGTCGCTCAGGCCACGGAGGAGCCGGTGCGCTCGGTGTTGATGCACCTGTCCTTCGATGCCCAGCTCGACAGCCTGTTCAAGGGTGTCCTCGAGGTGAAGACGCTCGTGTTCTTCACCTCCGTCATCGTCTTCTCGCTGCTGCTCACCCACCGCACCGTGGAGGCGCGGCGCTGGGCGTGA
- a CDS encoding ABC transporter ATP-binding protein has product MIEVQHLTKRYRDRVAIDDLSFSVEEGEILGFLGPNGAGKSTTMKILTGFIPPSEGVARVGGFDVSKHPLEVKRRIGYLPETPPLYPEMTVRGYLRFVAALKRLPPRGLPEEVERVAALTGVTHVAERLLQNLSKGYKQRVGIAQALLGSPPVIILDEPTEGLDPAQRAEVRALIKSLAGKHTVILSTHILPEVTMTCEKVLILNQGRIAAHDNLRKLAGMQGTTESASLEEVFIKLTAA; this is encoded by the coding sequence ATGATCGAGGTGCAGCACCTCACCAAGCGGTATCGCGACCGCGTGGCCATCGACGACCTCTCCTTCAGCGTGGAGGAGGGAGAAATCCTCGGGTTCCTCGGGCCGAACGGCGCGGGCAAGTCCACCACGATGAAGATTCTCACCGGCTTCATCCCTCCGTCGGAGGGAGTGGCCCGCGTGGGAGGCTTCGACGTCTCCAAGCACCCGCTCGAGGTGAAGCGCCGCATCGGTTACCTGCCGGAGACGCCGCCCCTCTATCCGGAGATGACGGTGCGCGGGTACCTGCGGTTCGTCGCGGCGCTCAAGCGCCTGCCGCCTCGGGGACTTCCTGAAGAGGTGGAGCGCGTGGCGGCCCTCACCGGCGTCACCCACGTGGCGGAGCGCCTGCTCCAGAACCTCTCCAAGGGCTACAAGCAGCGCGTGGGTATCGCCCAGGCGCTCCTGGGCTCACCGCCCGTCATCATCCTCGACGAGCCCACGGAAGGACTGGACCCGGCCCAGCGCGCGGAGGTGCGCGCGCTCATCAAGAGCCTCGCGGGAAAGCACACCGTCATCCTCTCCACGCACATCCTCCCGGAGGTCACGATGACGTGCGAGAAGGTCCTCATCCTCAACCAGGGACGCATCGCCGCCCACGACAACCTGCGGAAGCTGGCCGGGATGCAAGGCACCACCGAGAGCGCGTCGCTGGAAGAAGTCTTCATCAAGCTGACCGCCGCCTGA
- a CDS encoding aspartate kinase, translated as MPIVVQKYGGSSVADVEKIRKVARRVKDKRDAGYQVVVVVSAMGDTTDELLALAKQVSPDPARRELDMLLTCGERISMALLSMALQEMEVPAISFTGSQSGIITNDAHAQARIVEVRPYRIHDELARGKVVIVAGYQGVSYKKEVTTLGRGGSDTTAVALAAALEAEACEIYSDVDGIFSADPRVVPDARKLESLNYDEMQELASAGAKVLNAQAVEWAKSRGIAILARTAHAQGSGTVVRELTAPSDTRVKGVTADAELAVLAAGKEVPLPELLEFLDARGVRGRSLGFDGLPGGAGHAYLLVPLADIHGPEALRKELATRFSGSVSWREELGTVTCVGVGLNADWAPLRQALSVAEELGAQVHAAHTSPLQLTLLVDKPHLKPLTARLHRELLGG; from the coding sequence ATGCCTATCGTGGTCCAGAAGTACGGCGGCTCGTCGGTGGCCGACGTGGAGAAGATTCGCAAGGTGGCGCGCAGGGTGAAGGACAAGCGCGACGCCGGGTACCAGGTGGTGGTGGTGGTGAGCGCCATGGGCGACACCACCGACGAACTGCTCGCGTTGGCCAAGCAGGTGTCGCCGGACCCCGCGAGGCGCGAACTGGACATGTTGCTGACGTGTGGCGAGCGCATCTCGATGGCGCTGTTGTCCATGGCGCTCCAGGAGATGGAGGTGCCGGCCATCAGCTTCACGGGAAGCCAGAGCGGCATCATCACGAACGACGCACACGCGCAGGCGCGCATCGTCGAGGTGCGGCCGTACCGCATCCATGACGAGCTGGCGCGGGGCAAGGTGGTCATCGTCGCCGGCTACCAGGGGGTGTCGTACAAGAAGGAAGTGACGACGCTGGGGCGGGGGGGCTCGGACACGACGGCGGTGGCGCTGGCCGCGGCGCTGGAGGCGGAGGCGTGTGAAATCTACTCCGACGTGGATGGCATCTTCAGCGCGGACCCGCGCGTGGTGCCGGACGCGCGCAAGCTGGAGTCGCTCAACTACGACGAGATGCAGGAGCTGGCGAGCGCGGGCGCCAAGGTGCTCAACGCGCAGGCGGTGGAGTGGGCGAAGTCGCGAGGCATCGCCATCCTCGCCCGCACCGCGCATGCGCAGGGCAGTGGCACGGTGGTGCGCGAGCTGACGGCGCCCTCGGACACGCGCGTGAAAGGCGTCACGGCGGACGCGGAGCTGGCGGTGCTGGCCGCGGGGAAGGAGGTTCCGCTGCCGGAGCTGTTGGAGTTCCTGGACGCGCGAGGCGTGCGAGGCCGCTCCCTGGGGTTCGATGGCTTGCCGGGGGGCGCGGGGCACGCGTACCTGCTCGTGCCGCTGGCGGACATCCATGGGCCGGAGGCGCTGCGCAAGGAGCTGGCCACGCGCTTCAGCGGCTCGGTGTCCTGGCGCGAGGAGCTGGGCACCGTCACGTGTGTGGGCGTGGGCCTCAACGCGGACTGGGCGCCCCTGCGTCAGGCGCTCTCGGTGGCGGAGGAGCTGGGGGCCCAGGTGCACGCGGCCCACACCTCGCCGCTCCAGCTCACGCTGCTGGTCGACAAGCCGCACCTCAAGCCGCTCACGGCCAGGCTGCACCGCGAGCTGCTGGGCGGCTGA
- a CDS encoding right-handed parallel beta-helix repeat-containing protein, whose amino-acid sequence MSTLRSLCLIGAISVGGLAACNGNKEPPSAVGAIPNPTRPTVPPTRPAPDPTQPVTNEPTPTEQPASAQYSREWFVSPSGNDTAQGTKDKPLRTISKAITQAGPGEIIRVQKGTYAEKLVFDSSVRAGTTKAPITLRGEGKPKLVPTGDGWYMALVQRPNWRIEGFEFDVRNQRQLAVTFAGDTQGTVLADNELHSGTFGSGISTDGGARGVTIENNHIHHFAQGANDSHGIVIAPTSRDITVRGNDIHDNSGDSVQCLGPEGFSNDTPASGVLVENNRMYDNRENAVDIKTCHNVTVRGNTLHGFARTATARGEAIVVHYSAKNVTIEDNDISNASMGVSVGGNRVGAPPTNVSVRRNRIHDLKMPEGSAIRVENGNDVRVLHNTVTGTNGFALVVGHGTGGASSNVVVRNNLFNARNAVNLGPLAPGLTMESNSYPPGASFTFGDFFAPDNAWKGTPLATWKQERRLDVNSTESATALTNSKAFTPGAGAVDQGMDLGLPFCGSAPDIGAVESGCPGQSATASLTE is encoded by the coding sequence ATGTCCACACTGCGCAGCCTTTGCCTCATCGGAGCCATTTCCGTGGGAGGCCTCGCCGCTTGCAATGGAAACAAGGAGCCCCCCTCCGCCGTGGGCGCCATCCCCAATCCCACCCGGCCCACTGTGCCTCCCACCAGGCCCGCGCCCGACCCCACCCAGCCCGTCACCAACGAGCCCACTCCGACAGAGCAGCCGGCATCCGCGCAGTACTCCCGCGAGTGGTTCGTGAGTCCCTCCGGCAACGACACCGCGCAAGGCACGAAGGACAAGCCCCTGCGCACCATCTCCAAGGCCATCACCCAGGCGGGGCCCGGTGAAATCATCCGCGTCCAGAAGGGGACCTACGCCGAGAAGCTGGTGTTCGACTCGTCCGTGCGCGCTGGCACCACCAAGGCCCCCATCACCCTGCGCGGTGAGGGCAAGCCCAAGCTCGTCCCCACGGGTGACGGCTGGTACATGGCCCTGGTCCAGCGCCCCAACTGGCGCATCGAGGGCTTCGAGTTCGACGTGCGCAACCAGCGGCAGCTCGCCGTGACGTTCGCCGGCGACACCCAGGGCACGGTGCTCGCCGACAACGAACTGCACTCCGGCACCTTCGGCAGTGGCATCAGCACCGACGGCGGCGCACGCGGCGTCACCATCGAGAACAACCACATCCACCACTTCGCCCAGGGCGCCAACGACTCCCACGGCATCGTCATCGCCCCCACGTCGCGAGACATCACCGTGCGCGGCAATGACATCCATGACAACTCGGGTGACTCCGTGCAGTGCCTGGGGCCCGAGGGCTTCAGCAACGACACGCCCGCGAGCGGTGTCCTCGTCGAGAACAACCGCATGTATGACAACCGCGAGAACGCCGTGGACATCAAGACGTGCCACAACGTCACGGTGCGCGGGAACACCCTGCATGGTTTCGCCCGGACCGCCACGGCCCGCGGCGAGGCAATCGTCGTCCACTACTCCGCGAAGAACGTCACCATCGAGGACAACGACATCTCCAACGCCTCGATGGGTGTCTCCGTGGGTGGCAACCGGGTGGGCGCGCCGCCGACCAACGTCTCCGTGCGCCGCAATCGCATCCACGACCTGAAGATGCCCGAGGGCTCCGCCATCCGCGTCGAGAACGGCAATGACGTGCGCGTGCTGCACAACACCGTGACGGGAACCAACGGCTTCGCGCTGGTGGTCGGGCACGGCACCGGCGGCGCCTCGTCGAACGTCGTGGTGCGGAACAACCTCTTCAACGCCCGCAACGCCGTCAACCTGGGCCCCCTGGCTCCGGGCCTGACGATGGAGTCCAACAGCTACCCGCCCGGCGCGAGCTTCACGTTCGGCGACTTCTTCGCGCCCGACAACGCCTGGAAGGGCACGCCCCTCGCCACCTGGAAGCAGGAGCGGCGCCTGGACGTGAACTCCACGGAGTCCGCCACCGCGCTGACGAACTCGAAGGCCTTCACGCCTGGGGCGGGCGCGGTGGACCAGGGCATGGACCTGGGACTGCCCTTCTGCGGCTCCGCGCCGGACATCGGCGCCGTGGAGTCCGGCTGCCCCGGCCAGTCGGCCACCGCCTCGCTCACCGAGTGA
- a CDS encoding AAA family ATPase, with amino-acid sequence MLCQNCRTRPAAVMLKKVTNGQETALNLCNHCASAMGVGVAGNNGFGSLESLVEQMMGPRPRGRENLLAQLSEMAQQVLERAARMTLDSGYERMRIEHLLLSLVHSVPELREALKQAGAPVDAFEARLDAVMPRREPRKAQGVALSSGVKRVLQIARLQALQMGHSFIGPEHLLLGILMEGESFAAQFLSAVDVNELRKRLAASVGGTNVPSTGAGGRQGSGGLPPNLTRFTRDVSMLARAGELDPVIGREKEITRVIRILSRKTKNNPVLIGEPGVGKTAIAEGLAQRIVSGDVPEVLKGKRVLSLDIGSVLGGTKFRGEFEERFKGLMDEIRALKGQIILFIDEVHTVVGAGGAEGAVDASNLLKPALARGELQCLGATTLDEYRKNIEKDAALERRFQPVMVAEPTPEQAIEILRGLRDAYEAHHRVKILDAALTASVELSDKYVNDRFLPDKAIDLLDEAAAMVRLGARTAPDRLGEVEAMLAQKEKDKGAAVAGERYDEASRLKADIDTLRTELEGLRTQWQLKRGVTEPAVTPEDIATVVSEWTGIPARKLRQEEGQRLLEMEDALKQRVVGQEDALRAISEAVRRARAGLKDPNRPIGSFLFLGPTGVGKTETARALADYLFNDEAAMIRLDMSEFQERHTVSRLIGAPPGYVGYEEAGRLTEAVRRRPYSVLLFDEVEKAHPDVFNLLLQILDDGRLTDSRGRTVDFKNAVIIMTSNLGSEAMGTARAAMGFQRSADEERTGRERARDAVMNALRGHFRPEFINRIDEIIVFHPLNSEQLRRIVDALLDATRRKMHGQNLSLELTDAARDSLAERGFEPRYGARPLRRVIQREVETEISRMLLRGEVSEGQRILVDFQDGHFVFTVEPGTREEPVPTSTTPPV; translated from the coding sequence ATGCTGTGTCAGAACTGCCGGACCCGCCCAGCCGCGGTCATGCTCAAGAAGGTGACGAACGGGCAGGAGACCGCCCTCAATCTCTGCAACCACTGCGCGAGCGCGATGGGTGTGGGCGTAGCGGGCAACAATGGATTCGGCAGTCTGGAGAGCCTCGTCGAGCAGATGATGGGGCCGCGTCCCCGAGGCCGGGAGAACCTGCTCGCGCAGCTCTCGGAGATGGCGCAGCAGGTGCTCGAGCGCGCGGCGCGGATGACGCTGGACTCGGGCTATGAGCGGATGCGCATCGAGCATCTGTTGTTGTCGCTGGTGCACTCCGTCCCGGAGCTGCGCGAGGCGCTAAAACAGGCGGGCGCACCGGTGGACGCATTCGAGGCTCGGCTGGACGCGGTGATGCCGCGTCGCGAGCCGCGCAAGGCCCAGGGCGTGGCGCTGTCCTCGGGCGTCAAGCGGGTGCTCCAGATCGCGCGTCTCCAGGCGCTCCAGATGGGACACAGCTTCATCGGGCCCGAGCACTTGTTGTTGGGCATCCTCATGGAAGGGGAGAGCTTCGCCGCGCAGTTCCTCTCGGCCGTCGACGTCAACGAGCTGCGCAAGCGGTTGGCCGCGTCGGTGGGTGGAACCAACGTGCCCTCGACGGGAGCTGGAGGGCGGCAGGGGAGTGGGGGACTTCCGCCGAACCTCACGCGCTTCACGCGAGACGTGTCCATGCTGGCGCGCGCGGGAGAGCTGGACCCGGTCATCGGGCGTGAGAAGGAGATCACCCGGGTCATCCGCATCCTGAGCCGCAAGACGAAGAACAACCCGGTGCTGATTGGCGAGCCGGGCGTGGGCAAGACGGCCATCGCTGAGGGGCTCGCGCAGCGGATTGTCTCAGGGGATGTCCCCGAGGTGCTCAAGGGCAAGCGGGTCCTCTCGCTGGACATCGGGAGTGTCTTGGGCGGCACCAAGTTCCGAGGCGAGTTCGAGGAGCGCTTCAAGGGATTGATGGATGAGATTCGCGCCCTCAAGGGGCAGATCATCCTCTTCATCGACGAGGTCCACACGGTGGTGGGCGCGGGCGGCGCGGAGGGCGCGGTGGACGCGTCCAATCTGCTCAAGCCCGCGCTCGCGCGAGGAGAGCTCCAGTGTCTGGGAGCCACGACGCTGGATGAGTACCGGAAGAACATCGAGAAGGACGCCGCGCTGGAGCGGCGCTTCCAGCCCGTCATGGTGGCGGAGCCCACGCCGGAACAGGCCATCGAAATCCTGCGAGGGCTGCGCGATGCCTACGAGGCGCATCACCGCGTGAAGATTCTCGACGCGGCGCTCACCGCGTCCGTCGAGCTGTCGGACAAGTACGTCAATGACCGCTTCCTGCCGGACAAGGCCATCGACCTGCTCGACGAGGCCGCGGCCATGGTTCGACTGGGGGCTCGTACCGCGCCGGACCGGTTGGGTGAAGTGGAGGCGATGCTGGCCCAGAAGGAGAAGGACAAGGGCGCGGCCGTGGCGGGGGAACGCTACGACGAGGCGAGCCGGCTCAAGGCGGACATCGACACGCTGCGCACGGAGTTGGAAGGGCTGCGCACGCAGTGGCAGTTGAAGCGCGGGGTGACGGAGCCCGCCGTGACGCCGGAGGACATCGCGACGGTGGTGAGCGAGTGGACGGGGATTCCGGCGCGCAAGCTGCGGCAGGAAGAGGGGCAGCGGCTGCTGGAGATGGAGGATGCGCTGAAGCAGCGCGTGGTGGGCCAGGAGGACGCGCTGCGAGCCATCTCCGAGGCCGTGCGCCGGGCCCGCGCGGGGTTGAAGGACCCGAACCGTCCCATCGGCTCGTTCTTGTTCCTGGGGCCCACGGGCGTGGGAAAGACGGAGACGGCGCGCGCGCTGGCCGACTACTTGTTCAACGACGAGGCGGCGATGATTCGCCTGGACATGTCCGAGTTCCAGGAGCGCCACACGGTGAGCCGGCTCATCGGCGCGCCGCCGGGGTATGTGGGCTACGAGGAGGCGGGCCGGCTGACGGAAGCGGTGCGCCGCAGGCCGTACTCGGTGCTGCTCTTCGACGAGGTGGAGAAGGCCCACCCGGACGTCTTCAACCTGCTGTTGCAGATTCTGGACGACGGGCGATTGACGGACTCACGCGGCCGCACGGTGGACTTCAAGAACGCGGTCATCATCATGACGTCCAACCTGGGCTCGGAGGCCATGGGGACCGCGAGGGCGGCGATGGGCTTCCAGCGCTCGGCGGACGAGGAGCGCACGGGCCGCGAGCGCGCCCGCGACGCGGTGATGAACGCGCTGCGAGGCCACTTCCGGCCCGAGTTCATCAACCGCATCGATGAAATCATCGTGTTCCACCCGCTCAACTCCGAGCAGCTCCGGCGCATCGTGGACGCGTTGCTGGACGCCACGCGCCGCAAGATGCACGGGCAGAACCTGAGCCTGGAGCTGACGGACGCGGCGCGCGACTCGTTGGCGGAACGGGGCTTCGAGCCTCGCTATGGCGCGCGTCCTCTCCGGCGCGTCATCCAGCGAGAGGTGGAGACGGAGATCAGCCGGATGCTGCTGCGCGGGGAGGTGAGCGAGGGACAGCGCATCCTCGTCGACTTCCAGGATGGGCACTTCGTCTTCACGGTCGAGCCAGGGACGCGCGAGGAGCCCGTGCCCACGTCCACGACTCCGCCCGTGTGA
- the cutA gene encoding divalent-cation tolerance protein CutA, whose protein sequence is MTDAILVLVTAPSADKAAELARTVVEEQLAACGNILPGLRSIYRWEGKVQDDAEALILFKTRASLFDALRSRIVALHPYQVPEVLRVDVADGHAPYLAWILESTRPSP, encoded by the coding sequence ATGACCGACGCCATCCTCGTCCTCGTCACCGCGCCTTCCGCGGACAAGGCCGCCGAGCTGGCCCGCACCGTGGTGGAGGAACAGCTCGCCGCATGCGGGAACATCCTCCCGGGCCTGCGCTCCATCTACCGGTGGGAAGGCAAGGTGCAGGACGACGCGGAAGCACTCATCCTCTTCAAGACGCGTGCGTCCCTCTTCGACGCCCTGCGCTCGCGCATCGTCGCGCTGCACCCGTACCAGGTCCCCGAGGTGCTCCGCGTCGATGTCGCGGACGGCCACGCCCCTTACCTCGCGTGGATTCTCGAGAGCACCCGTCCTTCTCCCTGA
- a CDS encoding ATP-binding protein, whose product MAMREMGVGAKASGDVCRVCAGRTYVIERQGDQAVARVCGCSENCSICGGRGHVLVEREGTFSQKVGPRRYEVMEPCGCTLRRRRVALYNEVRLPGVVAHASFDNYRAFNEAQDRGRGVAMHFGHQFVKGATSKGFILSGPVGTGKTHLLAATLGHLVIEMGIRARYVEISLLYATIRRGFQEGKSGGEIIGPLSEVEVLAIDELGKGRGSPFEMETLDELIARRYNAGRTTLFATNYSLEPERKARPSGPSGYRTTEDAKAVVKDVELLRERVGERIYSRLCEMCTFVELPKDTPDRRRTRQEMDSLHPPPTGMRSMGR is encoded by the coding sequence ATGGCGATGCGCGAGATGGGTGTGGGAGCAAAGGCGAGCGGCGACGTCTGCCGTGTCTGTGCCGGCCGGACGTATGTCATCGAACGGCAGGGAGATCAGGCCGTGGCGCGCGTGTGCGGTTGCTCGGAGAACTGCTCCATCTGCGGCGGACGCGGGCACGTGTTGGTGGAGCGAGAGGGCACCTTCAGCCAGAAGGTGGGGCCCCGGCGCTACGAAGTGATGGAGCCGTGTGGCTGCACGCTGCGGCGCCGCCGGGTGGCGCTCTACAACGAGGTGCGGCTGCCCGGTGTGGTGGCGCACGCGTCGTTCGACAACTACCGGGCCTTCAACGAAGCGCAGGACCGCGGGCGCGGCGTGGCGATGCACTTCGGCCACCAGTTCGTGAAGGGCGCCACGTCCAAGGGCTTCATCCTCAGTGGGCCGGTGGGCACGGGGAAGACGCACCTGCTCGCGGCCACGCTGGGACACCTCGTCATCGAGATGGGCATCCGTGCCCGGTACGTGGAGATTTCGCTGCTCTACGCCACCATCCGGCGCGGCTTCCAGGAGGGCAAGAGCGGCGGCGAAATCATCGGGCCGCTGTCGGAAGTGGAGGTGCTGGCCATCGACGAGTTGGGCAAGGGACGCGGCAGCCCGTTCGAGATGGAGACGCTCGATGAGCTCATCGCCCGCCGGTACAACGCGGGGCGCACCACCCTGTTCGCGACGAACTACTCGCTGGAGCCCGAGCGGAAGGCGCGCCCCAGCGGCCCCTCGGGCTACCGGACGACGGAGGACGCCAAGGCCGTGGTGAAGGACGTCGAGCTCCTGCGGGAGCGCGTCGGAGAGCGCATCTACAGCCGGCTCTGCGAGATGTGTACCTTCGTCGAGCTGCCGAAGGACACCCCGGACCGACGGCGCACGCGACAGGAGATGGACTCGCTACACCCTCCGCCCACGGGCATGCGCAGCATGGGGCGTTGA